The Salvia miltiorrhiza cultivar Shanhuang (shh) chromosome 1, IMPLAD_Smil_shh, whole genome shotgun sequence genome has a window encoding:
- the LOC131006624 gene encoding pathogenesis-related genes transcriptional activator PTI6-like has protein sequence MEELQPLVKFTEHVVTTNKLINHPRSANLRRKVVRIVLADADATDSSSDESDASVHRVRRHVQEITFRNSPPHHQKLESRQTKKRRRSAPGNDAFRRRKFRGVRQRPWGRWAAEIRDPTQRKRVWLGTYDTPEEAATVYDKAAVRLKGPAAAINFPEPAALTESDGVPSGKDAALSPTSVLRYEEFTSFDGLGVDFGFDFDWPLSLPVIGMSGKFCAEEFGEFDFDDFINELR, from the coding sequence ATGGAAGAACTGCAACCTTTGGTGAAATTCACGGAACACGTCGTCACCACTAACAAGCTCATCAATCACCCGAGATCCGCCAACCTCCGCCGTAAAGTTGTCAGAATCGTTCTCGCTGACGCCGACGCAACCGATTCTTCCAGCGACGAATCGGACGCCTCCGTGCACAGAGTCCGCCGCCACGTCCAGGAGATCACGTTCAGGAACTCGCCGCCGCACCACCAGAAACTAGAGAGCCGTCAGACTAAGAAGCGCAGGCGGAGCGCTCCGGGAAACGACGCTTTTCGCCGGAGAAAGTTCCGCGGCGTGAGGCAGCGGCCGTGGGGCAGATGGGCCGCCGAGATCCGGGATCCGACCCAGAGAAAACGGGTCTGGCTGGGAACCTACGATACGCCGGAAGAAGCCGCCACCGTTTACGACAAAGCCGCCGTCAGACTGAAGGGCCCTGCCGCCGCGATCAATTTCCCCGAACCGGCTGCGCTGACGGAGAGTGACGGCGTTCCGTCGGGAAAGGACGCCGCTTTGTCCCCGACGTCGGTGCTCCGTTACGAGGAGTTCACGTCGTTTGACGGACTCGGCGTTGACTTCGGATTCGACTTCGACTGGCCGTTAAGTTTGCCGGTGATTGGGATGTCGGGGAAATTCTGCGCCGAGGAATTCGGCGAGTTTGACTTTGATGATTTCATTAATGAGCTAAGGTGA